From Penicillium psychrofluorescens genome assembly, chromosome: 1, one genomic window encodes:
- a CDS encoding uncharacterized protein (ID:PFLUO_000154-T1.cds;~source:funannotate) yields the protein MSFFIENPNVGNTSHLEDSRILGYNPLTPPNLLQHEIALTDKSRQTVLQGRAEAAAVVHGTDAERQRLMVVIGPCSIHDPDMALEYCDRLMKMKEKYADDLLIVMRSYLEKPRTTVGWKGLINDPDIDNSFKINKGLRISRQLFVDLTNKGMPIASEMLDTISPQFISDCLSVGAVGARTTESQVHRELSSGLSFPVGFKNGTDGSLGVAVDAIGAVRHPHHFLSVTKPGVVSIVGTVGNPDCFVILRGGTKGPNYDAGSIKDAKEKLISKGLTPRLMVDCSHGNSEKNHKNQPKVAAVLGEQIAAGETAIMGVMIESNINEGNQKVPPEGKAGLKYGVSITDACIHWEDTEAVLENLAQAVRSRRQKLAANGSS from the exons ATGTCG TTCTTCATCGAGAACCCCAATGTGGGAAATACCAGCCATCTTGAAGACTCGCGCA TTCTGGGCTACAACCCGCTCACCCCGcccaacctcctccagcatgaGATCGCATTGACAGACAAATCGCGGCAAACGGTGCTACAGGGCCGTGCCGAGGCCGCCGCTGTGGTACATGGCACGGATGCAGAGCGCCAGCGCCTGATGGTGGTCATCGGACCCTGCTCGATCCATGACCCggacatggcgctggagtACTGCGACCGCctgatgaagatgaaggagaagtaCGCGGACGACCTGCTGATTGTCATGCGCTCGTACCTGGAGAAGCCGCGCACGACGGTCGGGTGGAAGGGTCTCATCAATGACCCGGATATCGACAATAGCTTCAAGATCAACAAGGGACTGCGCATCTCGCGCCAGCTGTTCGTCGACCTGACCAACAAGGGCATGCCAATTGCCAGCGAGATGCTAGATACCATCTCCCCACAGTTCATTTCCGACTGTCTGTCCGTTGGTGCAGTCGGTGCCCGCACCACCGAGTCGCAGGTGCACCGCGAGCTGTCGTCTGGTCTGTCGTTCCCCGTGGGATTCAAGAACGGCACAGACGGCTCACTAGGCGTGGCCGTTGATGCCATTGGCGCCGTCAGACACCCTCATCACTTTTTGTCGGTCACCAAGCCCGGCGTCGTGTCCATTGTCGGCACCGTTGGCAACCCGGACTGCTTCGTCATCCTGCGCGGCGGCACGAAGGGCCCTAATTACGACGCAGGCAGCATCAAGGATgccaaggagaagctgatTTCCAAGGGCCTGACACCACGTCTAATGGTCGACTGCAGCCACGGTAACTCGGAGAAGAACCACAAGAACCAGCCCAAGGTGGCCGCCGTGCTGGGCGAGCAGATCGCGGCTGGCGAGACGGCCATTATGGGCGTGATGATTGAGAGCAACATCAACGAGG GCAATCAGAAGGTCCCGCCAGAGGGCAAGGCCGGCCTGAAGTACGGTGTGAGTATCACAGATGCTTGTATCCATTGGGAGGATACCGAGGCTGTGCTTGAGAACCTGGCCCAGGCTGTGCGTTCCCGGAGACAGAAACTGGCGGCCAATGGGTCCAGCTAG
- a CDS encoding uncharacterized protein (ID:PFLUO_000156-T1.cds;~source:funannotate), translated as MSLTKSAVTPLVAVLSNNSGDAPGRRWGDQTEGRDLYTQFSISLALGLGAFLSFCLLRPKWSELYAARRRLRNAASRLPELPNTFFGWIPIVHRITEDEVLASAGLDAYVLLSFFKFAIRFLSAVFFFGLAVILPLHYKYEGRYGVPGWDNDGPPHNKTMIAMAKDKDKHKLKSAPPYLWIYVLFPYIFTGLAIYLLLQETNKIIRTRQTYLANQTSTTDRTVRLSGIPRDLLSEEKVKDFVEGLNIGKVESITLCRNWRELDNLVDERMNILRNLEWAWTKHLGYKRPQSDRSTVRLMNQRGPDLLNDDDERSQLLSSADRDHVSGYSQERPKARIWYGPFKLRFRMVDAIDYYEEKLRKTDEHILQARQNEYRPTEIAFVTMESIAASQMLVQAILDPRPMRMFARLAPAPADVVWKNTYLSRLRRMAQSWSITLVIGFLTVFWSVLLIPFAYALRLETLHKVFPSLADALAFHPFLKSLVQTGLPTLGLTLLTVAVPYLYEWLSNNQGMMSRGDVELSVISKNFFFTFFNLFLVFTVFSAATSFYGFWEKFRDAFKDATTIASALAQSLESLSQFYINLIILQGVGLFPFRLLEFGSLSLYPIRYLFAQTPRDYSELSIPPTFSYGFSIPQTILVLIICIVYSVFPSSWLICLCGLVYFTIGHFIYKYQLLYAMDHQQHSTGRAWPMICNRLFIGLVVYQLAMIGVLALRLAITRSLLLVPLLIFTVWFTYWFARTYEPLMKFIALKSINRDQIGDELSPSPSAIMSPSGLDRDALPMHIAGQELELRFKKYVNPSLLVPLHSPWLPGQTSSQNNGNGNGA; from the exons ATGTCTCTAACGAAATCCGCGGTCACTCCGCTGGTGGCCGTGCTTTCCAACAATTCCGGCGATGCACCAGGGAGGCGGTGGGGGGATCAGACAGAGGGCCGCGATCTGTACACGCAGTTCTCGATCAGTCTGGCACTGGGCCTAGGTGCCTTTCTCTCATTCTGT CTTCTGCGACCAAAGTGGTCAGAGCTTTATGCGGCGCGACGACGGCTGCGTAATGCCGCTTCCCGGTTACCGGAACTTCCGAATACTTTCTTTGGCTGGATACCCATCGTGCATCGCATTACAGAGGATGAAGTCCTGGCGTctgctggccttgatgcATATGTG CTACTGTCCTTCTTCAAATTTGCCATCCGGTTCCTCTCCGcggttttcttcttcggtctcgcCGTCATTCTACCATTACACTACAAATATGAAGGCCGGTACGGGGTTCCTGGGTGGGATAATGATGGACCGCCGCACAACAAGACCATGATTGCGATGGCCAAGGATAAAGACAAGCATAAGCTTAAATCAGCTCCGCCGTATCTCTGGATCTACGTGCTGTTCCCATACATCTTCACTGGGCTGGCTATCTACTTGCTTCTCCAAGAGACGAACAAGATTATTCGCACCCGGCAGACCTATCTCGCCAATCAGACCAGCACGACCGACCGCACCGTTCGCTTGTCTGGCATCCCACGAGATTTACTGTCTGAGGAGAAGGTTAAGGATTTTGTGGAGGGCTTGAACATTGGCAAAGTTGAGAGTATCACGCTATGCCGGAACTGGCGTGAGCTAGACAATTTAGTCGACGAGCGGATGAATATTCTTCGAAACCTGGAGTGGGCTTGGACGAAACATTTGGGTTACAAAAGGCCACAAAGTGACAGGAGCACCGTGCGCTTGATGAACCAGCGTGGACCAGATCTCCtcaatgacgatgatgagcggTCCCAGCTGCTCTCTAGCGCAGACCGAGATCACGTCTCTGGATACTCCCAGGAACGACCAAAGGCTCGCATCTGGTACGGTCCGTTCAAGCTTCGATTTCGGATGGTTGATGCGATCGATTACTACGAGGAGAAGTTACGGAAGACCGATGAACACATCCTACAAGCGCGCCAAAATGAGTATCGTCCCACCGAGATTGCCTTTGTGACCATGGAATCCATCGCTGCCTCTCAGATGTTGGTGCAGGCCATCCTCGACCCCCGCCCTATGCGGATGTTCGCCCGGCTTGCCCCGGCCCCGGCCGATGTGGTCTGGAAAAACACCTACCTGTCCCGCTTGCGCCGCATGGCGCAGTCGTGGTCGATCACTCTTGTGATTGGGTTTCTCACCGTATTCTGGTCGGTTCTCTTGATTCCATTCGCCTATGCGCTGCGATTGGAAACTCTCCATAAAGTATTTCCCAGCCTGGCCGATGCCCTGGCTTTCCATCCATTTCTGAAGTCCTTGGTTCAAACTGGTCTACCAACTTTGGGTCTCACACTGTTGACCGTTGCTGTTCCGTACCTATATGAAT GGCTCTCCAATAACCAAGGAATGATGTCCCGGGGCGATGTAGAGTTGTCTGTCATTTCGAAaaatttcttcttcaccttcttcaacctcttcctcgtcttcacCGTTTTCAGTGCCGCCACCTCCTTCTACGGATTCTGGGAGAAATTTCGCGATGCGTTCAAAGATGCTACCACGATCGCTTCTGCACTGGCACAATCTCTGGAGAGTCTGTCACAATTCTACATTAATCTCATAATCCTGCAGGGCGTCGGACTCTTCCCGTTTCGGCTGTTGGAGTTCGGAAGTCTGTCCTTATATCCAATCCGCTACCTCTTCGCGCAAACGCCGCGGGATTACTCGGAACTCTCCATCCCGCCGACGTTCAGCTACGGCTTCTCGATCCCGCAGACGATTCTCGTTCTGATCATCTGCATCGTGTACAGCGTGTTCCCTAGCTCCTGGCTGATCTGCCTCTGCGGCCTGGTCTACTTCACCATCGGCCACTTCATCTACAAATACCAGCTCCTGTATGCCATGGACCACCAGCAGCATTCCACGGGCCGCGCCTGGCCGATGATCTGCAACCGTCTGTTCATCGGGTTGGTGGTCTACCAACTCGCCATGATCGGCGTTTTGGCCCTGCGATTGGCCATCACCCGCTCGCTGCTTCTCGTGCCTCTGCTGATCTTTACTGTCTGGTTTACCTACTGGTTCGCGCGCACGTATGAGCCACTCATGAAGTTCATCGCCCTCAAGAGTATCAATCGCGACCAGATTGGTGATGAACTCTCCCCCTCGCCTTCTGCGATCATGTCGCCGTCCGGCCTCGACCGTGATGCCCTCCCGATGCACATCGCAGGCCAGGAGCTCGAGCTGCGGTTCAAGAAGTATGTTAACCCAAGTCTTCTGGTGCCGCTGCATTCGCCCTGGCTTCCTGGTCAGACCTCGAGCCAGAATaatggcaatggcaatggaGCGTGA
- a CDS encoding uncharacterized protein (ID:PFLUO_000157-T1.cds;~source:funannotate), whose amino-acid sequence KLRARAVGFTIAGSGAVSVIATVVVWASEKLTNKRQYMIPMGIQALAPVILLFLSLLLTELPTWLLMHGRDEEAKRNLTSIRGGNAALAEAELGVVMVALRSNDERRSSVKWWGMFKSENLERTICSAALLCLSQVGGQILVGTYSTVILVQSGVADPFKITIIFFLLQFAGTLVGPLLLDKFG is encoded by the coding sequence TAAAACTCCGGGCTCGAGCAGTAGGCTTCACTATTGCAGGGAGTGGTGCGGTATCCGTCATCGCCACAGTCGTTGTGTGGGCCTCGGAGAAGCTTACAAATAAAAGACAGTACATGATTCCGATGGGAATTCAGGCATTGGCACCGGTTATTTTGCTGTTTCTGTCACTGCTTCTTACTGAATTGCCTACTTGGTTGCTCATGCACGGCCGTGACgaagaagcaaagagaaaTCTGACTTCAATTCGCGGCGGCAATGCTGCCCTCGCTGAAGCCGAGCTAGGGGTTGTCATGGTCGCGCTGCGATCAAACGACGAGCGCAGAAGTAGCGTCAAATGGTGGGGAATGTTTAAATCAGAAAATTTGGAGCGCACCATCTGCTCAGCAGCGCTGCTATGCCTTTCTCAAGTTGGCGGCCAGATTCTTGTCGGCACTTACTCGACCGTCATTTTGGTCCAGAGTGGTGTGGCCGATCCCTTCAAgatcaccatcatcttcttcctgctACAGTTTGCCGGGACGCTTGTGGGACCATTGCTTCTCGATAAATTCGGGTGA
- a CDS encoding uncharacterized protein (ID:PFLUO_000155-T1.cds;~source:funannotate), with product MFIEPRTGLLCIGSDAPIGGPTSLTRAFVCVPPFGKDPADINKEARVPTIFAAGSDLNWGLRVVAAYQNRIVLYTVPLDVFNVIRKERERQGDGVMGDSDLARDWFVDSERSRKRRESLVQNQNGDWEFLLSVSYRPTAMMWPFRIYGKEIGSVDNLVELALQSSNGSVRVWAFNASGEASILDIDTFTTSTPDIATVPCKSLTIGPDGSLESARLVDRTNSAVLPLRSCRKRKSSEQHDDFASRYGPSRRMSNMAHDFQTIRDGNSGGASLRRPSFAACIVDFKIPELGS from the coding sequence ATGTTCATCGAGCCTCGTACCGGTCTACTCTGCATTGGATCAGATGCACCCATTGGCGGCCCTACCAGTCTAACCCGAGCCTTTGTCTGCGTGCCTCCATTCGGCAAAGATCCAGCAGATATCAATAAGGAGGCTCGCGTGCCAACCATCTTCGCTGCTGGGTCAGACTTGAATTGGGGGTTGCGAGTGGTGGCTGCGTACCAAAATCGCATCGTCCTGTACACTGTTCCCTTGGATGTATTTAATGTCATCCGTAAGGAACGCGAGCGGCAAGGTGACGGCGTCATGGGTGACAGCGATCTCGCCCGCGACTGGTTTGTGGACTCAGAGCGATCCCGCAAGCGGCGCGAGAGTCTGGTGCAGAATCAAAATGGCGACTGGGAGTTCCTCCTGAGCGTCAGCTACAGACCTACAGCAATGATGTGGCCGTTCAGGATATATGGCAAAGAAATCGGCAGTGTGGATAACCTCGTGGAACTGGCCCTACAGTCTTCCAATGGCAGTGTTCGCGTCTGGGCCTTCAACGCCTCAGGAGAAGCTAGCATCTTGGATATCGACACTTTCACTACTAGCACACCGGATATTGCCACAGTCCCTTGCAAGTCTCTTACAATCGGCCCCGACGGCAGTCTGGAATCAGCTCGCTTAGTCGACCGCACCAACTCTGCTGTATTGCCTCTACGATCATGTCGCAAACGCAAGTCGAGCGAACAGCACGACGACTTCGCCAGTCGATATGGACCAAGTCGTCGGATGTCTAATATGGCACACGACTTTCAGACTATCAGAGATGGAAACTCCGGTGGCGCCTCACTCCGCCGTCCCTCCTTCGCTGCTTGTATTGTGGATTTTAAGATCCCTGAACTAGGATCGTGA